The proteins below are encoded in one region of Asticcacaulis excentricus CB 48:
- a CDS encoding SRPBCC domain-containing protein produces the protein MNLSEKTDPTPPCEGKLFEDGTLIFERLLPGPLTRVWSYVADSDKRARWIMAGDMSCTGRQTMTFNHTALSGEIAPERFAMMREPVHFDVEVLEVSPPHRLVFTWPAHDDAPPEKTGIVTIELKAIGDRVLLRLSHRHPDAVRHLMLNHTGGWHTHLDTLESVLSGLRPRPFWSHFAHVEAAYQRALGKRDHNAIAVNVEKAFAAPAARVFAAWLDPALIQRFLMGPQVREEQVLNIDLDPVPGGAFSFKVARAGALIDHVGHYYEIEAPYLMSFSWGIAGESDPRDSRVTLRLTDTPHGCHLSLTHTMSVEWADYAGRTRDGWAFMLEKLVAVVT, from the coding sequence ATGAACCTGAGTGAAAAAACCGATCCAACACCCCCATGTGAGGGCAAGCTGTTTGAGGACGGCACCCTGATATTTGAACGTCTGTTGCCTGGCCCGCTGACGCGCGTCTGGTCCTACGTCGCCGACAGCGACAAGCGCGCACGGTGGATCATGGCCGGCGACATGAGCTGCACCGGTCGCCAGACAATGACGTTCAACCACACGGCTTTGTCGGGCGAGATCGCCCCGGAACGCTTCGCCATGATGCGCGAACCGGTGCATTTTGATGTTGAAGTGCTTGAGGTTTCTCCCCCGCATCGCCTTGTCTTCACCTGGCCCGCTCATGACGATGCCCCGCCGGAAAAGACCGGCATTGTGACCATAGAGTTGAAGGCCATAGGCGATCGTGTCCTCTTACGTCTCAGCCACCGCCATCCCGACGCCGTTCGTCATCTGATGCTGAACCACACGGGCGGCTGGCACACCCACCTCGACACACTGGAATCTGTGTTGTCCGGTCTGCGCCCCCGCCCTTTCTGGAGCCATTTTGCCCATGTCGAAGCCGCGTATCAGCGGGCCTTAGGCAAACGTGACCATAATGCTATCGCGGTTAACGTCGAAAAGGCCTTTGCCGCGCCGGCGGCGCGGGTCTTTGCGGCATGGCTCGACCCGGCCCTGATACAGCGCTTCCTGATGGGACCGCAGGTGCGTGAGGAACAGGTGCTGAATATCGACCTTGATCCCGTTCCGGGCGGCGCTTTTTCCTTCAAGGTTGCGCGTGCAGGCGCGCTCATCGATCATGTGGGGCACTATTACGAGATCGAAGCCCCTTACCTCATGAGCTTTAGCTGGGGTATCGCCGGAGAAAGCGACCCGCGCGACAGTCGGGTCACCTTGCGCCTGACTGACACCCCGCACGGCTGCCACCTGAGCCTTACCCATACGATGAGCGTCGAATGGGCAGACTATGCCGGGCGCACCCGTGACGGCTGGGCCTTTATGCTGGAGAAGCTGGTGGCCGTAGTGACCTAA
- a CDS encoding metalloregulator ArsR/SmtB family transcription factor, giving the protein MDSFTALADPTRRKIVEHLASAPLAAGDIAARFTLSKPAISQHLNALKAAHLVTVEVRGQQRIYRLNKAGLDEMDDWIARTRRHWTQALDTLETLLMTENPDEPE; this is encoded by the coding sequence ATGGACAGTTTCACCGCCCTTGCCGACCCTACCCGCCGAAAGATCGTCGAACATCTGGCGTCCGCACCTCTGGCCGCCGGAGACATCGCCGCTCGCTTTACCCTGTCCAAGCCGGCCATCTCGCAACACCTGAATGCCCTGAAAGCCGCGCACCTCGTTACGGTCGAGGTCCGCGGGCAGCAGCGGATCTACCGCCTCAACAAGGCCGGGCTGGACGAGATGGATGACTGGATCGCCCGCACCCGTCGCCATTGGACGCAGGCGCTCGATACCCTTGAAACCTTGCTGATGACGGAGAATCCGGATGAACCTGAGTGA
- a CDS encoding 4a-hydroxytetrahydrobiopterin dehydratase, with product MPPDLPPTTLLLPAEIDALSQRLPLWTREAGDKAIKRHLHFVDFAAAFGFMSAVAQTAEAIDHHPEWSNVYNHVSIRLTTHDKGGLSDRDVALAEAIDAAATRFNAVYGG from the coding sequence ATGCCCCCTGACCTGCCCCCGACCACGCTGTTATTGCCCGCTGAGATCGACGCCCTGTCGCAGCGTCTGCCGCTGTGGACGCGCGAAGCGGGGGATAAGGCCATAAAGCGCCATTTGCACTTCGTAGATTTCGCAGCGGCGTTTGGCTTTATGAGCGCCGTGGCTCAGACGGCGGAGGCGATAGACCATCATCCGGAATGGTCCAATGTCTATAATCACGTGTCGATCCGTCTAACCACCCACGATAAGGGCGGGCTCAGTGATCGCGATGTGGCGCTCGCCGAAGCGATAGATGCAGCGGCAACCCGGTTTAACGCTGTTTATGGAGGGTAA
- the phhA gene encoding phenylalanine 4-monooxygenase has product MDTHAQPTRHGIVGGYVPDRPDWTIPQNWEAYTASEHGIWRTLFERQMQIIRGRACNEYMDGLSQLPITAEAIPDFDALTEVLYRRTGWTVVAVPGMVPNEVFFDHLANRRFPAGQFIRDGRELDYLVEPDVFHDLFGHVPMMMNPVMADFMQAYGEGGLRAEKLGVLDRLARLYWYTVEFGLVEEAGGVRIFGAGILSSFTETRFALESPSPNRIGFDLERVMRTVYRIDDFQEGYFVLPSIDTLLSLAQKDFGPLYEALAGLPDLTPGCLEATDRVFHRGTGDYHR; this is encoded by the coding sequence ATGGACACGCACGCTCAGCCCACGCGTCACGGTATAGTCGGTGGGTATGTGCCTGACCGTCCTGACTGGACCATCCCACAGAACTGGGAGGCCTATACGGCGAGCGAGCACGGCATCTGGCGTACGCTGTTCGAACGCCAGATGCAGATTATTCGCGGCCGGGCTTGCAACGAATATATGGACGGCCTGAGCCAGTTGCCGATCACAGCCGAAGCCATCCCCGATTTCGACGCCCTGACCGAAGTTCTCTACCGCCGCACCGGCTGGACAGTGGTGGCCGTGCCCGGCATGGTGCCTAATGAGGTTTTTTTCGACCATCTGGCCAACCGGCGCTTCCCGGCGGGGCAGTTTATCCGCGACGGGCGCGAACTTGACTATCTGGTCGAGCCGGATGTGTTCCACGACCTGTTCGGCCACGTGCCGATGATGATGAACCCCGTCATGGCCGACTTCATGCAGGCCTATGGCGAAGGCGGTTTGCGCGCCGAAAAGCTGGGTGTGCTCGACCGGCTGGCGCGGCTCTACTGGTACACGGTCGAGTTCGGCCTGGTCGAAGAGGCCGGTGGCGTGCGCATCTTTGGCGCCGGCATATTGTCGTCCTTTACCGAGACGCGGTTTGCGCTGGAAAGCCCTTCGCCCAATCGCATCGGCTTCGATCTGGAGCGCGTCATGCGCACCGTCTATCGCATCGACGATTTTCAGGAGGGCTATTTCGTCCTGCCGTCAATAGACACCCTGCTGAGCTTGGCGCAAAAGGACTTCGGGCCTCTCTATGAGGCGCTGGCCGGGCTGCCTGACCTGACGCCGGGCTGCCTCGAAGCCACCGACCGCGTATTTCACCGTGGCACGGGGGACTATCATCGGTAA
- a CDS encoding M28 family metallopeptidase → MSFRPVMAASLLALTLSVPATAALKTPDISGARMSADVKALSDDSFEGRGINTPAEPKVIDYLSKGFAAAGFQPGGPEGQWTQAVKLRQFTVQNPALSLSSGGKATALTSGTDIVVSTRGALGDVSFKDTPLVFVGYGVTAPERGWDDFKGVDVKGKIVVVLINDPDFYAPEANTFGGKAMTYYGRWTYKYEEAARHGAAGVLIIHDTAAASYGWGTVKNSWTGPQFDIVRPDPSKSFTGLEGWLSAETAQSLFAQAGLDLDVLKVAARAKDFQPVDLKTTLSGGYQVTAKEIVSHNVIARLPGSKHADETVVYGGHWDHIGIGAPDANGDKIFNGAVDNGTGIAALLELARAFGKAPKPDRSVVMIAFTGEESGLLGSEYYASNPVYPLEKTVAGINMDALNVFGATKNIVVVGNGQSSLEDDLGTFARAQNRILSPDEKPEAGYFFRSDHFPFVKRGVPMLYAKGGKDLIKGGIDAGTAKEADYRDKRYHQADDEWSADWDMAGMVEDVTLYYQIGAKLAHSREWPQWRATSEFKTARDKSADQRK, encoded by the coding sequence ATGTCTTTCCGACCCGTTATGGCTGCCAGCCTGCTGGCCCTCACCTTGTCCGTTCCGGCCACTGCCGCCCTCAAGACGCCAGACATTTCCGGTGCGCGCATGTCCGCCGATGTGAAGGCGTTGTCTGACGACAGCTTCGAAGGCCGTGGCATCAACACGCCCGCCGAACCCAAGGTAATCGACTATCTGTCGAAGGGTTTTGCCGCGGCGGGCTTTCAGCCGGGCGGCCCCGAAGGTCAGTGGACGCAGGCCGTTAAGCTGCGCCAGTTCACGGTGCAAAACCCCGCCCTCTCGCTGAGCAGTGGCGGCAAGGCGACGGCGCTGACGTCGGGTACGGACATAGTGGTTTCGACACGCGGCGCGCTCGGTGATGTCAGCTTCAAGGACACGCCGCTGGTCTTTGTCGGCTATGGCGTGACGGCCCCGGAACGCGGCTGGGACGATTTCAAGGGCGTCGATGTGAAGGGCAAGATCGTGGTCGTGCTGATCAACGATCCGGACTTCTATGCACCTGAGGCCAACACCTTCGGTGGCAAGGCCATGACCTATTACGGGCGCTGGACCTACAAGTACGAAGAGGCTGCCCGGCACGGCGCGGCGGGTGTGCTGATCATCCACGACACGGCGGCGGCCTCCTATGGCTGGGGGACGGTGAAAAATTCGTGGACCGGACCGCAGTTCGATATTGTGCGTCCTGACCCGTCAAAGTCGTTTACCGGCCTCGAAGGCTGGCTGTCAGCCGAAACCGCACAAAGCCTGTTTGCTCAGGCGGGCCTCGATCTTGACGTGCTGAAGGTCGCGGCGCGCGCCAAAGACTTCCAACCGGTGGACTTGAAGACCACGCTCAGCGGCGGCTATCAGGTAACGGCGAAGGAGATCGTCTCGCACAATGTCATCGCACGCCTGCCCGGCTCCAAACACGCGGATGAGACCGTCGTCTATGGCGGGCACTGGGACCATATCGGCATCGGCGCACCCGACGCCAATGGCGATAAGATCTTCAATGGCGCGGTCGATAACGGCACCGGGATTGCGGCTTTGCTGGAGCTGGCGCGGGCCTTTGGCAAAGCCCCCAAACCCGACCGCAGCGTGGTGATGATCGCCTTTACCGGCGAAGAAAGTGGTCTTCTGGGCTCGGAATACTACGCCTCAAACCCCGTCTATCCGCTGGAAAAGACAGTGGCGGGTATCAATATGGATGCGCTCAATGTGTTTGGCGCGACGAAAAACATCGTGGTCGTCGGCAATGGTCAGTCGTCACTGGAGGACGATCTCGGCACCTTCGCCAGGGCACAGAACCGTATCCTGTCGCCCGATGAAAAACCCGAAGCGGGTTACTTCTTCCGCTCGGACCACTTCCCCTTCGTCAAGCGCGGCGTGCCGATGCTCTATGCCAAGGGTGGCAAGGACCTGATCAAGGGCGGCATAGACGCGGGTACGGCCAAGGAAGCCGACTACCGCGACAAGCGCTACCATCAGGCCGATGACGAATGGTCGGCGGATTGGGACATGGCGGGCATGGTCGAGGACGTCACGCTTTATTACCAGATCGGGGCGAAGCTGGCCCATTCGCGCGAATGGCCGCAATGGCGCGCCACCTCCGAGTTCAAAACCGCCCGCGATAAGTCGGCCGATCAGCGGAAATAG
- a CDS encoding glycosyltransferase family 4 protein: MLQDKHFAVETEAHSLDDILSRARLKPEAGLSRVAVIGNFPPRQCGLATFTRDIFNCLHEALPSARFEVIAMDDHAGPYAYPPEVTRHLGQDDVAAYRQLAADLNAARMQVLFVQHEYGIFGGPSGAHLLECLERVDMPVITTLHTVLETPNADQRRVMEGLIRLSTTLITMAQKGEDILKRVYGVPASQILVVPHGAPARSLRPTAEFKARLDAEGRRVLSTFGLLSPNKGIETIIEALPAISEACPDVLYFVVGATHPNLILHEGEAYRERLMARAEALGVEDHIRFTNRFMSDDDLIDVLQATDVYVTPYLTETQITSGTLSYALAVGKPVVSAPYWHAVEALADGVGVICPFRDSPAFAEAIIDLLRDEVKREAMSERAYEAALPSRWSAVASAYTRRARADISAKGKAVSAVPSIGSAPAWRAILRLSDDCGMAQHSRYRLPDRAHGYCTDDNARALMLMARRARFERFDEQRIDLAYRYAGFVNHAWNPQTGRFRNFMSFARQWLDEGGSDDCCARAFEALIEVLRSPLPDDLRQWARELSQRVLPHVADWTSQRARAVSLRALDAAVDEVCEAAEVLRLMRVLAEPLHAGYCQNTPVNGWFEPALSYDNARLPEGLLLAGKRLGNARMVQNALSASVRIMALQTAEAGHFRPIPTRSFAAGQSHMGGHEALFDQQPLEAQASIEACLTAWRVTGEASWRAQALRVWQWFRGHNDHGLSLMSEDGGCCDGLTVNGVNENQGAESVLALHLSWCALKDSGL; the protein is encoded by the coding sequence ATGCTTCAGGATAAGCATTTTGCCGTCGAAACCGAGGCCCACAGCCTTGATGATATTCTCAGCCGTGCGCGTCTCAAACCCGAAGCGGGCCTGTCGCGCGTCGCCGTGATCGGGAACTTCCCGCCGCGTCAATGCGGCCTGGCCACCTTTACCCGCGATATCTTCAACTGCCTGCACGAAGCCCTGCCGTCGGCGCGTTTTGAGGTGATCGCGATGGACGATCACGCCGGGCCCTATGCTTATCCGCCTGAGGTGACGCGCCACCTGGGCCAGGACGATGTCGCGGCCTATCGGCAACTGGCCGCCGATCTCAATGCCGCCCGGATGCAGGTACTGTTCGTGCAGCACGAGTACGGCATTTTTGGTGGCCCGTCGGGCGCACACCTGCTGGAATGCCTTGAGCGGGTCGATATGCCGGTCATCACCACCCTACACACGGTGCTCGAAACCCCCAATGCAGACCAGCGCCGCGTAATGGAGGGGCTGATCCGCCTGTCTACGACTCTGATCACCATGGCGCAAAAAGGCGAGGACATCCTCAAACGGGTCTATGGCGTGCCGGCCTCGCAAATACTGGTGGTGCCGCACGGCGCCCCGGCACGGTCCTTGCGCCCTACGGCCGAATTCAAGGCTCGGTTGGACGCCGAAGGGCGGCGGGTATTGTCCACCTTCGGGCTGTTGTCGCCGAACAAGGGGATAGAAACGATCATCGAAGCCCTGCCGGCGATCTCTGAAGCCTGCCCCGATGTGCTTTATTTCGTTGTCGGCGCCACCCATCCCAATCTGATCTTGCATGAGGGCGAGGCCTATCGTGAACGCCTGATGGCGCGCGCTGAGGCGCTGGGCGTCGAAGACCATATCCGCTTCACCAACCGCTTCATGTCCGATGATGATCTGATCGACGTACTTCAGGCAACCGACGTCTATGTAACGCCCTATCTGACCGAGACGCAGATCACGTCGGGCACACTGAGTTATGCATTGGCCGTGGGCAAACCGGTGGTGTCGGCGCCTTACTGGCATGCGGTTGAGGCGCTGGCCGACGGGGTCGGCGTCATCTGCCCCTTCCGCGACAGTCCCGCCTTTGCGGAGGCCATTATCGACCTGCTGAGGGATGAGGTCAAACGGGAAGCCATGAGCGAGCGTGCCTATGAGGCGGCCCTTCCGTCGCGATGGAGTGCGGTGGCATCCGCCTATACGAGGCGCGCTCGCGCTGACATTTCGGCAAAGGGAAAGGCAGTGTCAGCGGTCCCGTCGATTGGTTCGGCCCCGGCCTGGCGCGCCATTCTGCGGCTGTCGGATGATTGCGGCATGGCCCAGCACAGCCGCTACCGCCTGCCCGACCGCGCGCATGGTTACTGCACCGACGACAATGCCCGCGCCCTGATGCTGATGGCCCGGCGGGCCAGGTTCGAGCGTTTTGACGAACAGCGTATAGACCTCGCCTACCGCTATGCGGGCTTTGTCAACCACGCCTGGAACCCGCAGACGGGCCGCTTCCGCAATTTTATGAGCTTTGCCCGGCAGTGGCTGGACGAGGGCGGATCGGACGATTGCTGCGCCCGGGCTTTTGAAGCCCTGATCGAGGTGCTGCGCTCACCCCTGCCGGACGATCTGCGTCAGTGGGCGCGCGAACTCAGCCAGCGCGTGTTGCCGCACGTCGCAGACTGGACGTCGCAGCGTGCCCGCGCTGTTAGCCTGCGCGCTTTGGATGCCGCGGTCGATGAGGTGTGTGAGGCGGCGGAGGTCCTGCGGTTGATGCGGGTGCTGGCCGAACCGCTTCACGCCGGCTATTGCCAAAACACCCCGGTAAATGGCTGGTTCGAGCCCGCCCTGTCCTACGACAATGCCCGCCTGCCCGAAGGTCTGTTGCTGGCGGGAAAGCGCCTCGGCAATGCCCGCATGGTTCAGAATGCTCTGAGTGCCAGCGTGCGCATCATGGCCCTCCAAACCGCCGAGGCCGGTCATTTCCGACCCATCCCGACCCGCAGCTTCGCCGCTGGGCAATCGCATATGGGCGGGCATGAGGCCCTGTTCGATCAGCAGCCGCTGGAGGCGCAGGCCTCCATCGAAGCCTGCCTGACGGCGTGGCGTGTGACCGGTGAAGCGAGTTGGAGGGCGCAAGCCTTGCGCGTTTGGCAATGGTTCCGCGGTCATAACGATCACGGCCTGAGCCTGATGAGCGAGGACGGTGGCTGTTGCGACGGCCTGACCGTTAACGGAGTTAATGAAAATCAGGGGGCGGAGTCGGTGCTGGCCCTGCACCTGAGCTGGTGCGCCCTGAAGGATTCCGGATTGTAA
- a CDS encoding glycoside hydrolase family 130 protein, giving the protein MKEIKYSDIVLRADPERVVLRPFTISVEPYNTALGTMSRAERICRSLLKLTREECCAELDSVSRDFSGRHLQARAIFLDRFRAIKAMIGRGIEGMDEIDEDHAALIGAYFCQEYSFEAAAIMNPSVVVHPEQTDVPQGAVRFLMSVRTVGEGHISTISFREGVFHADGTLDLEPDSDFIVAAKPAQGATDGPVTLMRHKACSVSGTVIFPVTRAQSNGLEDLRLVQFTEDDGDTTYLGTYTAYSGREIGCELFETEDFDTVYLAPLRGLAATHKGLALFPRRINGRYAAIGRLDHESLFYLESEDRMVWNYGDRIVSPKHPWEMVQMGNCGSPIELDAGWLVFTHGVGAMRRYCLGAVLLDKADPRQVIGRSRTPILAPGEDTREGYVPNVVYSCGALKHGDWILLPYGVADSSIRFASLHVDDILQHLRPF; this is encoded by the coding sequence ATGAAAGAGATCAAGTACAGCGACATCGTGCTGCGCGCCGACCCTGAGCGCGTCGTTCTGCGTCCCTTCACTATTTCGGTGGAGCCCTACAATACGGCGCTGGGGACCATGTCGCGGGCTGAGCGCATTTGTCGCTCGCTGCTCAAACTGACGCGCGAGGAATGTTGTGCCGAACTGGACAGCGTCAGCCGCGATTTCAGCGGTCGCCACCTTCAGGCCCGCGCGATTTTCCTTGATCGTTTCAGGGCGATAAAGGCTATGATCGGGCGTGGCATCGAAGGCATGGACGAAATCGACGAAGACCACGCGGCGCTGATTGGAGCTTATTTCTGTCAGGAGTATTCCTTCGAAGCGGCCGCGATCATGAACCCGTCTGTCGTCGTCCACCCGGAACAGACGGATGTGCCGCAAGGCGCGGTGCGTTTTCTGATGTCGGTACGCACGGTGGGGGAGGGACACATCTCGACCATTTCCTTCCGCGAAGGCGTGTTCCATGCCGACGGTACGCTCGATCTAGAACCTGATTCCGATTTTATCGTCGCCGCCAAACCGGCGCAGGGGGCGACTGATGGCCCTGTGACGCTAATGCGTCACAAGGCCTGCTCCGTTTCGGGCACGGTCATCTTTCCGGTAACACGCGCTCAGTCGAACGGCCTAGAAGACCTGCGTCTGGTCCAGTTTACCGAAGACGACGGCGACACCACCTATCTGGGCACCTACACGGCCTATTCAGGGCGTGAAATCGGCTGCGAACTGTTTGAGACCGAGGATTTTGACACCGTCTATTTGGCCCCTTTGCGCGGGCTGGCAGCGACGCATAAGGGGCTGGCCCTGTTCCCGCGCCGCATCAACGGACGCTATGCGGCCATCGGGCGGTTGGACCACGAGAGCTTGTTCTACCTCGAGAGCGAAGACCGCATGGTGTGGAACTATGGCGACCGCATCGTATCGCCCAAACACCCTTGGGAAATGGTGCAAATGGGCAATTGCGGCTCGCCTATCGAGCTGGACGCCGGGTGGCTAGTCTTTACCCACGGCGTCGGCGCCATGCGGCGCTACTGTCTGGGGGCGGTGCTGCTCGACAAGGCCGATCCGCGTCAGGTCATTGGCCGGTCGCGTACACCCATTCTGGCTCCCGGCGAAGACACGCGCGAAGGCTATGTGCCCAATGTCGTTTATAGCTGCGGCGCGCTAAAACACGGCGACTGGATCCTGCTGCCCTATGGCGTGGCGGATTCCTCGATCCGTTTCGCCTCGCTGCACGTCGATGACATTCTTCAGCACCTGCGTCCCTTCTGA
- a CDS encoding DNA topoisomerase IB, whose product MGDTPPVIEAVADAAEQAKAYGLRHVNDRRPGFKRRHFGRRFVYFDTKGVRIEDEKVRARIDRLAIPPAWKDVWICPFANGHIQATGTDAKGRKQYRYHADWRSVRDATKFSHILRFGEVLPRIRAAVRADMARRNLSREKVLASVVYLLEKTLIRVGNDEYARTNKSYGLTTLKDEHVCVEGHSVRFHFTGKSGRAWNLKLSDRRAAAVIRRLQDLGEQELFAWVDEGGRVHDVTSSDVNAYLKEISGETVTAKDFRTFTGTVLAALALQAFDAFETQTEAKRNLKAAIEDVARRLGNTPAVCRKGYVHPEVINAYLDGALSQQIVDEIDAELSDAVELDPDEVMVLGFLKKRLSA is encoded by the coding sequence ATGGGCGACACCCCGCCCGTCATAGAAGCGGTGGCGGACGCCGCGGAACAGGCGAAGGCCTATGGCCTGCGCCACGTCAATGACCGGCGGCCCGGCTTTAAGCGGCGCCACTTTGGTCGCCGCTTCGTCTATTTCGACACTAAGGGTGTCAGGATCGAAGACGAAAAGGTGCGTGCCCGCATCGACCGGCTGGCCATTCCGCCGGCGTGGAAAGACGTATGGATTTGCCCGTTCGCCAATGGCCATATTCAGGCGACGGGCACGGATGCCAAAGGGCGCAAGCAGTACCGCTATCACGCCGACTGGCGCAGCGTGCGCGATGCCACCAAGTTCAGCCATATCCTGCGCTTCGGTGAGGTGCTGCCGCGCATCCGGGCCGCCGTGCGCGCCGATATGGCCAGACGCAACCTAAGCCGTGAAAAGGTACTGGCCAGCGTCGTTTATCTATTAGAAAAGACGCTGATCCGCGTCGGTAATGATGAATACGCCCGCACCAACAAGTCCTATGGCCTGACGACGCTAAAGGACGAACACGTCTGCGTCGAAGGCCATAGCGTGCGCTTTCACTTTACGGGCAAGTCGGGCAGGGCGTGGAACCTGAAACTAAGCGACCGGCGTGCCGCAGCCGTCATCCGCCGCCTTCAGGACCTGGGCGAGCAGGAATTGTTCGCCTGGGTCGATGAAGGGGGGCGGGTGCACGACGTCACTTCGTCAGACGTCAATGCCTATTTGAAAGAGATCAGCGGCGAAACCGTCACCGCTAAAGACTTCCGCACATTTACGGGGACGGTGCTGGCGGCGCTGGCGCTTCAGGCCTTCGATGCCTTTGAGACCCAGACCGAGGCCAAGCGGAATCTCAAGGCAGCGATCGAAGACGTGGCACGCCGGCTCGGCAATACACCCGCCGTATGCCGCAAGGGCTATGTGCACCCAGAGGTGATCAATGCTTACCTGGATGGTGCCCTGAGCCAGCAGATTGTCGACGAGATCGACGCCGAACTGAGCGATGCGGTGGAACTGGACCCTGATGAGGTAATGGTTTTGGGCTTCCTGAAAAAGCGCCTGTCTGCTTAA
- a CDS encoding response regulator, giving the protein MNTPAPILLVDDLEENLLALEALLRRDGLTILKARSGVEALEILLRQEVALALLDVQMPEMDGFELAETLRGAERTRRIPIIFLTAGTTDRERRFRGYEAGAVDFLQKPIDGDILKSKVEVFVELYAQRRQIAHQRDALQAQRDEIQRAAEALREADHRKDVFLATLAHELRNPMAPIRNGLQILRMAPDSPMAAQVRDMMDRQMTHLVRLVDDLLDVSRVSQGKIELKRDHLTLRSVVEAAVETARPVIDLAGHTFTLDLPAEELWVDGDLTRLAQIVANLLNNAAKYTPERGRIGLSLRRDGAQAIIRVSDTGLGIDADMLPRVFELFTQVDRNIHRAQGGLGIGLALAQKLVALHGGSIHAESAGANKGSTFELRLPLAEAPNATADGLSEAQAARALHVLVVDDNRESAETTSWMLDLIGHHTRTVHDGAAALAAADSETPDVILLDIGMPGMNGYEVCRELRKRPQLQDTVVIAQTGWGQDSDRQAAFEAGFNHHLTKPVNLDCLNRLLAQIRA; this is encoded by the coding sequence ATGAACACCCCCGCCCCTATTCTGCTGGTCGATGATCTCGAAGAAAATCTGCTGGCGCTCGAAGCCCTTTTGCGTCGTGACGGCCTGACCATACTCAAGGCGCGCTCAGGCGTCGAGGCGCTGGAAATTCTGCTGCGGCAGGAGGTAGCGCTGGCTCTGCTCGACGTGCAGATGCCGGAGATGGACGGGTTTGAGCTGGCCGAGACTCTACGTGGGGCCGAACGCACGCGACGCATCCCCATCATCTTCCTGACCGCCGGCACCACCGACCGCGAGCGCCGTTTCCGCGGTTATGAGGCCGGGGCGGTCGATTTCCTGCAAAAGCCTATCGACGGCGATATCCTCAAATCCAAGGTCGAGGTCTTCGTCGAACTGTACGCCCAGCGCCGCCAGATCGCGCATCAGCGCGACGCTCTTCAGGCGCAGCGTGACGAGATCCAGCGCGCAGCCGAGGCCCTGCGCGAGGCCGATCACCGCAAGGACGTCTTCCTAGCCACGCTGGCGCACGAACTGCGCAACCCGATGGCGCCTATCCGTAACGGGCTGCAGATTCTGCGCATGGCCCCGGACAGCCCGATGGCGGCGCAAGTACGCGACATGATGGACCGTCAGATGACGCATCTGGTGCGCCTTGTCGACGATCTTCTGGACGTGTCGCGCGTCAGTCAGGGCAAGATCGAGCTTAAGCGCGATCACCTTACCCTCCGTTCGGTGGTTGAGGCAGCGGTGGAAACCGCGCGTCCCGTCATTGACCTCGCCGGGCACACCTTTACGCTGGACCTCCCGGCTGAGGAACTGTGGGTCGATGGCGACCTGACGCGGTTAGCGCAGATCGTCGCCAACCTGCTTAACAATGCCGCCAAGTATACGCCCGAACGCGGCCGCATCGGCCTCAGTCTGCGCCGCGATGGCGCGCAGGCCATCATCCGCGTCAGCGATACCGGGCTCGGAATCGACGCCGACATGCTACCAAGAGTGTTTGAGTTATTCACGCAGGTGGACCGTAATATTCACCGTGCGCAGGGCGGGTTAGGGATTGGTCTGGCGTTGGCGCAGAAGCTGGTTGCCCTGCACGGCGGCTCGATCCACGCCGAAAGCGCGGGGGCCAACAAGGGCTCGACCTTTGAACTGCGTCTGCCTCTGGCCGAAGCTCCGAATGCCACAGCCGACGGTCTGAGCGAAGCGCAGGCGGCGCGCGCGTTGCACGTGTTGGTGGTCGATGACAACCGCGAGTCGGCTGAAACGACCAGTTGGATGCTCGACCTGATCGGCCACCATACGCGCACCGTGCACGATGGGGCCGCCGCTCTGGCCGCTGCCGACAGCGAGACGCCCGACGTCATCCTGCTCGATATCGGTATGCCCGGTATGAATGGCTACGAAGTTTGCCGCGAACTGCGCAAACGGCCGCAATTACAGGACACGGTGGTGATCGCCCAGACCGGCTGGGGGCAGGACAGCGACCGTCAGGCGGCGTTTGAAGCGGGCTTCAACCACCACCTGACCAAGCCGGTTAATCTCGACTGCCTCAACCGCCTCCTGGCCCAAATTCGGGCTTAA